In one Platichthys flesus chromosome 3, fPlaFle2.1, whole genome shotgun sequence genomic region, the following are encoded:
- the man1b1b gene encoding mannosidase, alpha, class 1B, member 1b translates to MHPPSRQDYVSLSLAGQGSGGYNNSKHWRRQSCWRKWKQLSRLQRSLILFILVLMFICGIATYPTVTEHVRGLPDAEHEIDSNSVLRPAIPHVLPEPIKQGHPALPELPSERKLSNKRGPPVLRNRLQRKGNTSDTVVVDKVADGKKEGEEEAIISWHGALIDTKQVPEGTKDGGKVDSPTNQEVIISKESETSRLETVRESFRHAWKGYKKFAWGHDELRPISKSYGEWFGLGLTLIDALDTMWILGLKEEFEEARAWVATELSFNKNVDVNLFESTIRILGGLLSTYHLTGDTLFLDKAKDIGSRLMPAFNTPSKIPFSDVNIGKGTAHSPRWTSDSTVAEVTSIQLEFKELSRLTQDPQYEDAAAEVMNQVHKLDGKLDGLVPMFINTNNGQFTHQGIYTLGARADSYYEYLLKQWIQGGKKDNQLLEDYLQAIEGIKKNMLQKSSPNGLTFIGEVSHGQFSTKMDHLVCFLPGTLALGAHNGLPADHMDLAKQLMETCYQMYVQMETGLSPEIVHFNMHEGSIRDIDVKLADRHNLLRPETVESLFYLYRFTKDLKYQQWGWEILKNFNKYTKVSSGGYTSINNVRDPDYPSPQDKMESFFLGETLKYLYLLFSDDPDLISLDQYVFNTEAHPLPIWPSTA, encoded by the exons ATGCACCCACCATCTCGCCAGGACTATGTATCCCTGAGCCTTGCTGGACAAGGAAGTGGAGGTTACAACAACAGTAAGCACTGGAGGAGACAGTCCTGCTGGAGG AAATGGAAGCAGCTGTCCAGGCTGCAGCGGagcctcatcctcttcatccttgtCCTTATGTTTATCTGTGGGATTGCCACCTATCCTACCGTCACTGAACACGTCAGAG GCCTTCCAGATGCGGAGCACGAAATAGACAGTAACAGCGTACTGAGGCCTGCCATCCCTCATGTGCTGCCTGAGCCTATCAAACAGGGCCACCCAGCACTGCCAGAACTACCTTCCGAG AGGAAATTATCTAATAAGAGAGGGCCACCTGTCCTTCGGAATCGCCTTCAGAGGAAAGGAAACACTTCAGATACAGTGGTGGTGGACAAGGTGGCTGACGGCAAgaaagaaggggaggaggaggcaatTATCAG CTGGCATGGGGCATTGATCGACACTAAACAGGTCCCAGAGGGCACCAAGGATGGGGGAAAGGTGGATTCACCTACCAACCAAGAAGTCATAATATCCAAAGAGTCAG aAACTAGCCGGCTGGAGACGGTGCGGGAATCTTTCAGACATGCATGGAAGGGCTATAAAAAGTTTGCTTGGGGTCATGATGAGCTTAGGCCTATCTCCAAGTCCTACGGGGAGTGGTTTGGCCTTGGTTTGACGCTTATTGATGCCCTGGATACCATGTGGATCCTGGGACTTAAAGAAG AATTTGAAGAAGCAAGGGCGTGGGTGGCAACAGAGCTGTCCTTCAACAAGAATGTTGATGTCAACCTGTTTGAGAGCACCATTCGCATCTTGGGAGGTCTGCTGAGCACCTACCATCTAACTGGAGACACCCTGTTCTTAGACAAAGCT AAAGACATCGGCTCCAGACTGATGCCTGCCTTCAACACCCCGTCCAAGATCCCCTTCTCTGATGTGAACATCGGGAAAGGTACAGCCCACTCCCCTCGCTGGACCTCAGACAGCACAGTGGCTGAGGTTACAAGCATCCAGCTGGAGTTCAAAGAGCTCAGTCGCCTCACCCAGGATCCCCAGTACGAG GATGCGGCGGCCGAGGTTATGAATCAGGTCCACAAGCTGGACGGCAAGCTGGACGGTCTTGTTCCCatgttcatcaacacaaacaatggACAATTCACCCATCAAGGCATCTACACACTTGGAGCCAGAGCCGACAGCTACTATGAATACCTCCTGAAGCAGTGGATCCAGGGAGGCAAGAAGGACAACCA GCTCTTGGAAGACTATCTGCAAGCAATAGAAGGTATTAAGAAGAACATGTTGCAGAAGTCTTCTCCTAATGGCCTTACTTTTATAGGAGAGGTCTCACATGGACAGTTCAGCACTAAAATG GACCATCTAGTGTGTTTCCTGCCAGGCACTCTGGCCCTCGGTGCTCACAACGGCCTGCCTGCTGATCATATGGATCTGGCTAAACAGCTGATGGAGACCTGCTACCAGATGTACGTGCAGATGGAGACGGGCCTCAGTCCAGAGATTGTCCACTTCAATATGCATGAGGGCAGCATCCGAGACATCGATGTGAAA CTTGCTGATAGACACAACCTCCTGCGACCAGAGACTGTGGAGAGTCTCTTCTACCTTTACAGGTTCACCAAGGACCTCAAGTACCAGCAGTGGGGCTGGGAGATTCTTAAAAACTTTAACAAGTACACCAAG gtttCTTCTGGTGGCTATACCTCCATCAATAATGTGCGCGACCCAGACTATCCGAGTCCTCAAGACAAGATGGAGAGCTTCTTCCTCGGAGAGACCCTGAAGTATCTGTACCTGCTCTTCTCAGATGACCCCGACCTCATCAGCTTAGACCAGTATGTCTTCAACACTGAAGCTCATCCTCTGCCTATTTGGCCTTCCACTGCGTGA